One Malania oleifera isolate guangnan ecotype guangnan chromosome 10, ASM2987363v1, whole genome shotgun sequence genomic region harbors:
- the LOC131165717 gene encoding uncharacterized protein LOC131165717 isoform X2 has product MGRKQNESELRLWAFVVLLMMGTVSCFMVYICFSRAFRPEINYSGPESGGNGGGSEEDAEREEEEGGECCRGIEHLELWGDAVKWGPDFKVNSSEDCCRACKAMCRGEGGRCLCDSWVFCGNRESCGDKFGEGIVGLETEYGVLHIKLFPDCAPHSVSYILELLQLHHCAGCQFYRAESRGSSWDTEGRHIENAAFGPPFALIQGTLEPYGTTFMSIPREACPTVRRGSVAWVGNGPDFFISLANHHEWKNVHTVFGSVLPEDMEIAEKIAQLPTEQDIWSDVTVRVLKNPVGLRRIKSIET; this is encoded by the exons ATGGGTCGGAAGCAAAACGAGTCGGAACTCCGCCTTTGGGCTTTTGTCGTCCTCCTCATGATGGGTACGGTCTCCTGTTTCATGGTCTACATTTGCTTCTCCAGGGCTTTCAGACCCGAGATCAATTATTCGGGTCCGGAGTCCGGTGGGAATGGCGGGGGGAGCGAGGAGGATGCAGAgagggaagaggaagaaggaggAGAGTGTTGTAGAGGGATTGAACATTTGGAGCTTTGGGGTGATGCTGTGAAGTGGGGTCCGGACTTCAAGGTTAATTCTTCGGAGGATTGTTGTAGGGCGTGCAAAGCTATGTGCAGGGGAGAGGGTGGGCGGTGTTTGTGTGATTCTTGGGTGTTTTGTGGGAATAGGGAGTCGTGTGGTGACAAATTCGGCGAG GGTATTGTTGGCTTAGAAACAGAATATGGGGTTCTGCATATAAAA CTTTTCCCAGACTGTGCTCCTCATTCTGTCTCGTATATTCTTGAGTTGCTGCAATTGCATCATTGTGCAGGCTGTCAGTTTTATCGTGCTGAAAGCCGTGGGAGTTCCTGGGATACAGAAGGACGCCACATAGAAAAC GCTGCATTTGGCCCGCCTTTTGCACTGATTCAAGGAACCCTGGAACCCTATGGAACCACATTTATGAGCATCCCCAGAGAAGCCTGCCCAACTGTGAGAAGGGGTTCAGTGGCATGGGTTGGTAATGGTCCTGATTTTTTCATTAGCTTGGCTAACCACCATGAATGGAAAAATGTGCACACTGTGTTTGGTTCTGTTCTTCCTGAAGATATGGAAATCGCTGAGAAAATTGCCCAGCTTCCCACTGAACAGGACATCTGGAGTGATGTTACGGTGAGAGTCTTGAAGAATCCTGTAGGCCTGCGAAGAATAAAGTCAATAGAAACCTGA
- the LOC131165717 gene encoding uncharacterized protein LOC131165717 isoform X1, giving the protein MGRKQNESELRLWAFVVLLMMGTVSCFMVYICFSRAFRPEINYSGPESGGNGGGSEEDAEREEEEGGECCRGIEHLELWGDAVKWGPDFKVNSSEDCCRACKAMCRGEGGRCLCDSWVFCGNRESCGDKFGECWLKKQKDTLHPELHESGNHVMWTSGHIFGKGEGIVGLETEYGVLHIKLFPDCAPHSVSYILELLQLHHCAGCQFYRAESRGSSWDTEGRHIENAAFGPPFALIQGTLEPYGTTFMSIPREACPTVRRGSVAWVGNGPDFFISLANHHEWKNVHTVFGSVLPEDMEIAEKIAQLPTEQDIWSDVTVRVLKNPVGLRRIKSIET; this is encoded by the exons ATGGGTCGGAAGCAAAACGAGTCGGAACTCCGCCTTTGGGCTTTTGTCGTCCTCCTCATGATGGGTACGGTCTCCTGTTTCATGGTCTACATTTGCTTCTCCAGGGCTTTCAGACCCGAGATCAATTATTCGGGTCCGGAGTCCGGTGGGAATGGCGGGGGGAGCGAGGAGGATGCAGAgagggaagaggaagaaggaggAGAGTGTTGTAGAGGGATTGAACATTTGGAGCTTTGGGGTGATGCTGTGAAGTGGGGTCCGGACTTCAAGGTTAATTCTTCGGAGGATTGTTGTAGGGCGTGCAAAGCTATGTGCAGGGGAGAGGGTGGGCGGTGTTTGTGTGATTCTTGGGTGTTTTGTGGGAATAGGGAGTCGTGTGGTGACAAATTCGGCGAG TGTTGGTTGAAGAAGCAGAAGGATACTTTGCACCCTGAGCTGCATGAATCAGGAAATCATGTTATGTGGACTTCTGGGCATATATTTGGAAAAGGAGAG GGTATTGTTGGCTTAGAAACAGAATATGGGGTTCTGCATATAAAA CTTTTCCCAGACTGTGCTCCTCATTCTGTCTCGTATATTCTTGAGTTGCTGCAATTGCATCATTGTGCAGGCTGTCAGTTTTATCGTGCTGAAAGCCGTGGGAGTTCCTGGGATACAGAAGGACGCCACATAGAAAAC GCTGCATTTGGCCCGCCTTTTGCACTGATTCAAGGAACCCTGGAACCCTATGGAACCACATTTATGAGCATCCCCAGAGAAGCCTGCCCAACTGTGAGAAGGGGTTCAGTGGCATGGGTTGGTAATGGTCCTGATTTTTTCATTAGCTTGGCTAACCACCATGAATGGAAAAATGTGCACACTGTGTTTGGTTCTGTTCTTCCTGAAGATATGGAAATCGCTGAGAAAATTGCCCAGCTTCCCACTGAACAGGACATCTGGAGTGATGTTACGGTGAGAGTCTTGAAGAATCCTGTAGGCCTGCGAAGAATAAAGTCAATAGAAACCTGA